A section of the Telopea speciosissima isolate NSW1024214 ecotype Mountain lineage chromosome 3, Tspe_v1, whole genome shotgun sequence genome encodes:
- the LOC122655213 gene encoding glucan endo-1,3-beta-glucosidase 8-like — MQTRDSVKEKEERTEIWWIWVCELKTETELKVVTQKCGGFQFNWITVTEIIGALSSVTCNCWLKALNEVGLGNRIKATVPFNANIYNSPVSKPVPSAGDFKSDIRELTIEIVQYLNENDAPFTVNIYPFLSLYDNEYFPVDYAFFEGSDNGN, encoded by the exons ATGCAAACCAGAGACTctgtaaaagagaaagaagagaggactGAGATTTGGTGGATTTGGGTCTGTGAGTTGAAGACAGAGACAGAGCTCAAAGTTGTGACACAGAAGTGTGGAG GTTTTCAGTTCAATTGGATTACAGTTACAGAGATAATTGGAGCATTAAGCAGTGTGACTTGCAACTGTTGGTTG AAAGCCTTAAATGAGGTTGGGCTTGGAAACCGTATCAAAGCAACTGTTCCATTCAATGCTAATATCTACAATTCCCCTGTTTCAAAGCCAGTCCCTTCTGCTGGTGACTTCAAGTCAGACATACGTGAACTTACAATTGAAATAGTTCAGTACCTCAATGAGAATGATGCCCCTTTCACTGTTAATATCTACCCATTCCTTAGCCTCTATGACAATGAATACTTCCCTGTGGACTATGCTTTCTTTGAGGGGTCAGACAATGGAAACTAG